The following are encoded in a window of Corythoichthys intestinalis isolate RoL2023-P3 chromosome 8, ASM3026506v1, whole genome shotgun sequence genomic DNA:
- the LOC130920789 gene encoding protein GPR108-like, which yields MAVAHQGGVVAGLLLLFFLGGCKARIHKLTLKNESRSFVHLNTFGFYANGTLDVNLHSLRLQQQLVNYSLNPVGFTLSRARVSGVLSYTAEETGTCPLTITKVTSNEPLILFLININSPSVNVRVFGTQDSVLTAKLKANVPTKEKGQKSKRQAPEPAPGNSAAGVKDGNKDSATTADKAKAKANTEPVDPKKEDKITEKTTTDIQLGSTKEITLALDKINDTYAFNFHLLLGQLSEGLYNFNFYYCQNMVPGIALPYSFTLEVTEKNPGGFLSAAEIPLSRLYIGMAGVFFGAALLWVYTLMKHRYSVFKIHWLMAALAFTKSTSLVFHSINYHFINTEGHPIEGWAVMYYITHLLKGALLFITLALIGTGWAFVKYILSDKEKKIFMIVIPLQCLANVAYIIIESTEEGSSEYPLWKEILFLVDLICCGAILFPVVWSIRHLQEASSTDGKAAMNLEKLKLFRHYYVMIVCYIYFTRIIAILLKVTMPFQWQWFYEFLVEVSTLIFFVLTGYKFRPASNNPYLQLPQDEEDEEMDEIVTESGALEGISKVKKTSNGRERQKEATL from the exons AATGAATCTCGCTCTTTCGTCCACCTCAACACTTTTGGCTTTTATGCCAACGGTACTCTGGATGTGAACCTACATTCACTCCGTCTCCAGCAACAACTTGTCAACTACAGTTTGAACCCG GTTGGGTTCACCCTCTCCAGGGCCCGCGTGAGTGGAGTTTTGTCTTACACT GCTGAAGAGACTGGGACGTGCCCTCTCACGATCACTAAAGTGACCAGCAATGAACCTCTTATCCTTTTTCTTATTAATATCAACAGCCCCAG CGTCAATGTGCGTGTCTTCGGAACTCAAGACAGCGTACTGACTGCTAAACTGAAGGCCAATGTGCCAACCAAAGAGAAAG GTCAGAAGTCTAAACGGCAGGCTCCTGAGCCGGCTCCAGGAAATTCAGCAGCAGGAGTTAAAGATGGCAATAAAGATTCTGCCACAACTGCGGATAAAGCAAAGGCGAAAGCTAATACGGAGCCCGTTGATCCAAAGAAAGAGGATAAAATAACAGAAAAGACCACGACGGATATCCAG TTGGGGTCCACCAAAGAGATCACACTCGCTTTGGATAAGATTAACGACACCTACGCCTTCAAT TTCCACCTACTTTTGGGACAACTTTCCGAAGGGCTGTACAACTTTAACTTCTACTATTGCCAGAACATGGTCCCTGGAATTGCCCTGCCATACTCCTTTACT ctggaagtgaccgaaaagaaTCCCGGTGGCTTCTTGTCGGCGGCCGAAATCCCGCTCTCCCGCCTCTACATCGGAATGGCCGGCGTCTTTTTCGGGGCCGCCTTGTTGTGGGTTTACACGCTTATGAAGCACAG GTACAGCGTTTTTAAGATCCACTGGCTGATGGCGGCGCTGGCTTTCACCAAGTCCACTTCGCTGGTTTTCCACAGC ATCAACTATCACTTCATCAACACCGAGGGACATCCCATCGAGGGCTGGGCTGTCATGTATTACATCACTCACCT GCTTAAGGGGGCGCTGCTGTTCATCACCCTGGCGCTGATCGGTACCGGCTGGGCTTTCGTTAAGTACATCCTGTCTGATAAGGAGAAGAAAATCTTCATGATCGTCATCCCACTGCAG TGCCTGGCCAACGTGGCTTACATCATCATCGAGTCGACTGAAGAAGGCTCCAGCGAGTATCCGCTGTGGAAGGAGATCCTCTTCCTTGTGGACCTCATCTGCTGCGGTGCCATCCTCTTCCCTGTTGTCTG GTCCATTCGTCACCTGCAAGAGGCTTCCAGCACAGATGGAAAAG CTGCCATGAATTTGGAGAAACTTAAACTCTTCCGTCACTACTATGTCATG ATCGTGTGTTACATCTACTTCACAAGGATTATCGCTATTCTGCTCAAGGTTACCATGCCTTTCCAATGGCAGTGGTTCTACGAG TTCCTAGTAGAGGTGTCCACGCTCATCTTCTTCGTGTTGACGGGCTACAAATTCCGACCGGCCTCCAACAATCCGTATCTCCAGCTGCCGCAGGACGAAGAAGACGAAGAGATGGATGAAAT AGTGACCGAGTCGGGCGCCCTGGAAGGCATTTCCAAAGTCAAGAAGACGTCTAATGGACGCGAGCGGCAAAAGGAGGCCACCTTGTGA